In Octopus sinensis linkage group LG6, ASM634580v1, whole genome shotgun sequence, the sequence TAGCGCGACCTCTAAGCTTATTAAATggatcaaaatttaaaattgaatacaGTGCCTGAAGTTTTTTTTAAGAAAACACCATCAACGATGAAAATACAGTGGTttgtttcactgtgtgtgtgagtgtgtgtaaaatatgataataaatagATGGcagaaataaaacttttttttttacaaatatacaagCCTGTACGTATGATGAAGACATTTACATTTACACCATTCACTCTTTTTAGATTATTTcattaaaacagaaatattgagttttttgtttctcatatatttatatttacaagatTGTgctagatttatttatatatacgtaaataatgaCGTATTAATAAAAATGATCGTGTAATCATTATAATTACAATCGTCATAATGTTTTGTGTTAAAAGAATTCTGCACCTTTGTGACGTTATATGTTCGTTTAAATGGAGGGAATGAAGATTATCAGACTCATGTTTGCATGTGAAAATGAACTGATATGGACAAGACAATATATACAGTCAATGACTGTGActgttaataaatagatatagaccagatgcaaaatatacaaatattttacgaTATCAATTTCATGCTTCTAATACTGCTGTTTAAAGTTCTTTCATCAAATATGTTCTGGCTAAATACTGACGATTTCCGATTCCACGACTTATTTTGTTTCTCTAAAATTTTCCCTTCGAGATCGAATAGatgttcatcttcatcttcaggaATGTAATCTCGGATAAATTGAGCAAGCTTCAATACATATTCGGAATTCGTTCCGCATGTACCACTCGCCCAAATAATTTGTTCAGCCATCTGATCTGTATCACAGGGACCTAAATACTGAGAATTGTTCGACGTTGCTGTGTAGCAAATAACATTTATTGTCTGGTTGTCAAACGTGTCTCGTGGATGGAACTGGGTTTCAATACAACGGTAGCCGCCTAATTTAGTTTCTCGAGTTTCTAGATGAGATAAGGCATCTTGGATGTTCTCTTTTCCGCAGACTTCAAACGCAACACCCCAAACTTGTttctatacaaaaaaaaagaaaagaaaaagagaggtaataaaattaaaaatatgcatctaaaatatacgcaaatatatataaaaaaacacacacacacacacacatacatatatatatgcgtgtgtgtgtgtatgtatgcagcacctatctatctatctatctatctatctatctatctctctctctcctctctctctctctctctctatctctctctctctctctctctccatatatatatatatataatatatatatatatatatatatataaatatacatatatatatatatatatatatatatatatatatatatatatataatatatatatatatatatatattatatatatatatatatatatacacacatacacacatacatatatgacgagATTCAATATAGTTCCTGTCTCCCAATTCACTCACtatgcattggtcagcccaggtctATAGTAAAAGAAATTTGTTCAAGATGTCCTACAGTGGGAATGAAATATGTGATTGAAAAGCGATGTAAAATTTTCTgttagactaaaaaaaaaattcaaaatgcgtttaacatttatttcttaatCAACGCATGTGAAACTTTAACTAACTCATTCAAATTGAGTCATCTTTGATgtgataaataatgataaaatcgcTGCTACATGACTCAGGATTTCAAGTTAAAATATGTTAACCATACAGTACTTCCACAGGCTTGATGGATCACCATCACAAGTGGTGATACATCCTTACGTGAAGTATTCTTACGTGTGTTACGTCATTTGGCCAGTAGTCTGCTGCCGGTAGTCTGATATTTTGTTAATCCCCGTCAGCTGCAAGTCTtaatttggtagaataatgttTCCTTAATTATAAATGAGAACATGTCGACGACAAGGTTTTCAAATGTGTTTAAGAAATATCGAAACGATTGATGAAAACATTGAGATTTTCATCCTATTAAGCTATTCGCTCGCTATGGAGCGGAGGCTATCGACGACTTTTCTCCACTGTCCTCGACTCTGTGCAGGAGCACTTCCTCAGTGTGAGGAATAGCATATGTTTCTCCAGAAGATgctgtaatcttttttttttttctaggtagaCCCATTTTTACCTATGAGAAGATGTGGCCCGTATTAACCTGGCTTCTATCCTTTGGCTTGTTCCGCATGGTGGGTCTTACCAGGGGCTTGCATATCGCAGGCATAACTCTCAGGGTAATCTATAAGCACCGGCCACCACACAACTACAAGGACGAACCTTGTGGTCATTTTTATTCTATTGTGGACAATTTAAACCTATGCTGtatttgtttaaccccaagtcagctcCGATAGATCAGATCTATCGATGATCAAAGacgtttcagtttttttttaaattcatataatAGACTCAGATATGCTGTGCGGTAAAAAGTGTGCTTCCCCCCACccatatggttcctggttcagtcccattgcgtggcatattgggcaaatgTCCTGTTCtttaacctcgagccgaccaaagccttgaaagtggatctggttgacggaaactgaaaaaaagcctgtcgtatgtgtgtgtgtgtgtgtgtgtggtgtgtgtgtgtgtgtgtgtgtatgtgtgtaaggaagaaagagagagagagagagagagagagtagaaggcttgaaaataataaataaataaataaataaataaataaataaataaatactaggttCGACTCATTCTACTATAATTCTTCAATGCCCTAGTATAGCcgtagccaaatgactgaaataagtgaaaggcAAAATATAACCAGGATATACTTACATTTTTACTTTCCACCAAAGTAGCAACACGTCCAggctaaaaggaaaaaagaagaaaagcaaaaaataaaattttaataaaaatattaaaacatttcaaGATAGTGGATAATAAGATAAGCTATAAAGTGTTTATTTGCTCTAAGTTGTTTTTAGACCGCTATGTCTTAACAGACATAGTAGTGGTCGTCGGATAAAATGACAGACATGGCTGCCGTGGTTAGCaagttcactttgtaaccacgtggttttggTATCAGTTCTTtcctgcgtgacaccttaggcaagtatatGCTACTAAAGTGCTTCTGCACTCCGCCcactggtagacggaaactgtgcggaaatcccccgtgtatatatatatatatatatatatatatatatatatatattatatatatatatatattcacacacacacatacatacatacatacatacatacatacatacatacatacatttgagtgcttgtgttgtgtgtgtgtatacgtttattattatgaataatcggcagaagttacagagtgactcaagggtcgAGCGTTTCGTGCTTCGGCACGTATCAGACTTACAAGaccagtttgataagtgccagtgCACAGAACTCTCGGccctgagtcactctgttacttctgccgatcattatgcacacacacacacacacgcacacacacacacacacacacacactcacacacatacacatacaaactcacacacgaatgtatcttatatatgtttgtgtttatgaccCCCACCTCCATcgcttgattaaaaaaaaaaaagtactgggggttgatttctttgtctAAACCTTTCGAGGCGACGTCCTTGAAAGATGTAagcgataaaaacaaaaataagatattCAGTAATCGAATCAATAAGTCTTTCGACCGACCAGAGCTGCTGAGGTCGGGTTTAAACATCAAAACAAtaacacaataaaaacaacagcagtaatagcaacaacatcaacaacaacaacaacaacaacaacaacaacaacagtaacagttcCAGTACCAAAAGCACCTTACGTCAGTAACTAACAAAATccccaaacaaaacaacaacacgacAATGTGTTGTGCTTCATAAATATTATGTTATTGACGACACAGTTCGGCAGAGTTtcgtaaaaaagagaaaataggagaatacaaacaaacaacacagaTAGAGGTATTTCGAGTAGATTTATCAGTTGTTTTGAAGCAATTAGCCTACTTAATTTTAGCATGTTTTGCCAGAGGATTCTACAGTACACACATATTCTAGCTTGTACCTAGTTTTTAACTTCTCGCCAGTTCGTAAGAGTATATACGACCTTGATAAAAGaacacgaaacaaaacaaaacaaaacaaaaaagcgtACAGAGACATTTCGCTCACATGTACAAGTaacgtgttttttctttttctctttgggtGGATGTTATTTTGGGCTttccttaaaatatatattgcatcatTCGGAGCTAGTTTTCAAGATATTtgcataaactttttttttttttacatgtaaacGCAGTGTTAAGGcagaaaattaatatttacacAAACCGATGTAAACTGACCCACACCAACGCCTCaactatttatgtatattttttataaacttaGCCAAGTAGTTATACaagaatgtaataataataataataataataatagtaataataataataataataataataataagtggctcaaggccgagagtttcgtgcatgTCACTTGTCAaacttcctctgtctgtctgtctgtctgtctgtctcactatatatatatatatatacagagagagagagagagagggagagagagagagagagagagagagagagagagagagagagagaaactgtatggaagcccacagtgtatatatatatatatatatatggcttagtggttagggcattcggcttacGATCGAAAGGTCGTGAGTTTAAGTTCCGGCAacgctttgtgtccttgagca encodes:
- the LOC115213153 gene encoding putative glutathione-specific gamma-glutamylcyclotransferase 2 — protein: MIIEKTDSLWVFGYGSLTWKPNICYRKKLIGYIKGFKRTFWQGNMYQRGTKEKPGRVATLVESKNKQVWGVAFEVCGKENIQDALSHLETRETKLGGYRCIETQFHPRDTFDNQTINVICYTATSNNSQYLGPCDTDQMAEQIIWASGTCGTNSEYVLKLAQFIRDYIPEDEDEHLFDLEGKILEKQNKSWNRKSSVFSQNIFDERTLNSSIRSMKLIS